The halophilic archaeon DL31 nucleotide sequence GTCCTACTCCTCCCAGAAGGCACGCTGGCGTTCTTCGATTTCGGAGAGTACCATCGATAGGACATCCCGCCAGTCAATTGGGTGTGGCGAGTCGTCACCTGGCGTCGGCGCATCAGGACCTGGATGGACATGATCACGGGTGTTGTGGCCTGATGGATGTCTATCCCATCGATGATCGAACTCGCTGGTGTCGTGTTCTTCGTGGTAGTGAAGCGAGAAGTCCCCGTTTTCGAACCAGACGACCTCCAAGCGAGCAGCACGAACGCGTTTCGGGTAGAACCGCTGATCGTACACGCACACCAGACGGTCCGGGGCAAATGCCGGCTGATCATCGATTCGGCTGAAACGGTCACCAGCGGCGAATCGATCTCGAATGGCATCGAGTCGGTCGAAATCAATCGGCGCACCGCTAAGCGAGTCAGACGTGTTCTCGTCGCCGCCTCTCATACGGCGGACTGTAGATCAGCGCCGTCACCGGACTCGGTCGTGAGGGCTCGTTCGAGCAGTGCCACCCGACGACGCGCTGTTTGC carries:
- a CDS encoding hypothetical protein (KEGG: hla:Hlac_2764 hypothetical protein), which produces MRGGDENTSDSLSGAPIDFDRLDAIRDRFAAGDRFSRIDDQPAFAPDRLVCVYDQRFYPKRVRAARLEVVWFENGDFSLHYHEEHDTSEFDHRWDRHPSGHNTRDHVHPGPDAPTPGDDSPHPIDWRDVLSMVLSEIEERQRAFWEE